TTGTGAATCCTATCAGCGGAATGTATCCCGTTGATTTCGATGGGAATGGTGTGTATGAATTACTTGCGTATCAAAGGATAGCAGGAAGATATAATGCAGATTCCTTAGGATATGTGCTTAATACGTTACACTGGAAAAATGACAGGTTTGCTTTAGAGCAACAAAATGTAGCGATTTTTGGGTCACAGAATATTTAATACTCTCTAGAACTGTGGGATATTGTTTCTAGTAGTAATAACGTAGTTAGAGCGAAAGCTAATGATTTATAGTGGGAACCTTAATACTTTCCTCATTGATCAAAGAAATATGAAGTTCATGATTACCATTAATAGACGCGAAAAAAACATCCTTTAAATTATGGACGCCTTGAATCGCTAAATGCTCTAACAACCATTGTTGGTCTAAATTGAAATCCTCTAGGATATCCGGATAAACGGTCCCTTCTATAATAACTGGTACAGCAATGGAAGATGTTGATCGATTTATCTTCATATCTTCTAAGGTGACCGTATTTTTTTGAGGTATTTTTAGGACACTTATACTACCATTGGCTTCGACAATCGCCGTTTCGACCTCTTTTATATCAAAAACATCTTTTTCGCGAAGCATCTGTAGTATGTTATCAATAGAGTATCTAATTTTCTTGAGATTTTTATTAAGAAACTTCCCGTGTTGGATGACAATAGTCGGTTCAAAGGTTAACAATCTCCCTATGGTTCGATTTGAAATCTTCCAATTGGCAACAATTCTTTGGAGAAACCCGATGGCGACAATAGCTACTGCTGTTGGTAGATGATGGACATTAGGGTCAGCTATATCTGCTCCGACAACGGAACCAAGGGTCACAATGATTAGAAAATCAAATACTGGAAGCTGTCCAATGGCACGTTTACCCATGTATATGGCAATTAATAAAAGTAAGGGTAAAATTGTGACAATTCGCCCTAAAACTAATAATATTTCTTTCAAAGATTCTATCATATAGCCTTTCACACTCTTTCCTGGGATTGCAGTTCAAAGAAAGTTTCGTTTTGAATGCATACAAGACATTTTTTCCTGAAAGCAGTAGTGCCATACATTTTTTTTAAACAATAAAAATTGGGGAATGTTTTAGCCTTGGGGGCTAACAATGCTCCCCTTTTTTGCGTGCCAAGTTCTAAGCAAAAGGTGACCATGAACTATTGAATTACACGAAGGAGCAATATACAGAAACATTAAATTGGTTTAAAAGATATCTTCCATAAATATAGAATACACAGCGGGCCCCCTTCTATTATCTCATTAAAAATGGGGAAGCTAATGGATAGTATAGATTATATTTGTTATAAAAATTAGCGTTCTATGGTAGTATAAGAATTATTAATATTCCTTGAAAAATTAACATAAAAGGGGATCAATCAGATGGAATACAAAGTGGTTGAGAAAAGCGCGTTTCAGGTTATCGGGAAAGAACGAACGATTACAACTGTAAATGGGGAAAATCTTGAGCTCATAACTGAGTTTTGGGCCGATAGCGCTGAAGATGGGACTGTAGAAATGCTTAGAGGACAAGCAGGTAGCCTTGGGCTTCTTGGTATATGCATGAATTTTGACCATGCTCAAAGTGAACTAACGTATATGATTGCAGTGGAAAAGCCAGCTACAGAAATAACTGGTTGTTTTGTCGAAAGAGAGATATCAGCAAGTACTTGGGTGATTTTTGAGTCTGTTGGGGCCATCCCAGAGGCGATACAGAACCTATGGGAGAAAATATTTGCCCAATGGTTTCCTGTTGAAGGATATGAACCATCTAGTGCGCCCATATTAGAGGTATACCCAATTGGTAATCAAAAAGATGCACAATACAGATGTGAAGCGTGGGTGCCTGTGATTCAAAAGTAATATTTTTATAATAGTGGGAGGAACGCAATGATTAGAATGATTGGATGGGGAGCGGCCCTGTTTGTAGTGCTTGCGATAGGTGTTATTGCGATTATCATGTACATCGGTAACAGTAAAGTGCCGGATCATTTAGGTGTAGTCGACGGTAGACTAGCACCATTACCTGATTCGCCAAATGCAGTGTCCAGCCAGACTGACAATCCAGAAAAACGTGTAGAACCACTACCGATTTTAGGTGACAAAGTAAACAGTATGGAAAAAATCAAGCAAGCGATTCTGGCATATGGTGGGTCCACAATTGTCAACGAGCGCGAAGAATACATACATGTTGTATTTTCAACTCCAAGGATGAAGTATAAAGATGATGTTGAGTTCTACATAGACGAAGCAAATCAAGTGATTCACATCCGCTCTGCATCACGTGTGGGACATTCCGATTTAGGACTCAATCGGAAAAGGTATGAGGAATTAAAGGGCTTATATATGCAGTAAATAGAAAGTTATTAAATACAAAACCCTTATGGGTTACTTATAATAGAAATATACACAGAACTATGATAGTGTATACAGCATAACGACAGAGGAAGTGACATAACATGATTAGTATTACAATACCAGTAGCAGATGTAACGATTACGAAAAAAGATAACCCTGAGGGTAGCAATATTTACGGTTTTACTGATTTTCACCTGATTCCAAGGGACAAGGGTGGAATTTTCATGTTTTATAATCATGACGGAGAGCTATTGTTCGTCGGCAAAGCAAGGAAGCTTAGACAAAGAATAAAAAAGCACTTTGAAGATACAGTATCCGCCATTAAAATGAGTCGGGATGAAGTGGTAAAGATTGAAGTATGTATTGTTGAAGATCCTGTACATAGAGAGATTTATGAAACGTATATTATCAATGAACTAAAATCTAAACATAATGTGGATAAAGTATTTTTTAAGTAAAACATTATGAAGTTCAGAGTTAGTTATGTGATAGAAAAAGGTCTAGATTTCTCTGAGAAGAGTCTAGACCTTTTCTTTTGTGCAATTTTTAAACTTTAGCAATACGTGTACGTTATCTCTTCACCACATTAAAGTTCTCTTGAATCAGTAGCCAGTTTTGTGGGAAAGAAAGCCCTAGCTTCCAATAGCTTACCCCCCGTAGTCCTAACTCCTTCACAAGATTGAACTTCGCTTGGATTGAACGTGCATCCTCGAACCAAACCTTATGCAATCGTCCTTCAGCATCTCGGTAATCGAAATGAGGTGCTTGCGCAGTAAAATCATACTGAATGGCTACGTTGTTCTGTGCTGCAATTTCAATCGCCCTTTGTGGACTAACTGCTCTTGCATATGGTCCGCCAGGAACATACGGCAATGTCCAGTCGTATCCGTACAGGTTCTGACCCATCATAATCTTTGAAGCAGGCATTTCCGTTAAGGCATATTCTAACACCTGGCGCACGGGTCCAATAGGGGATACTGGCATTGGTGGTCCACCACTATAGCCCCACTCGTAGGTCATGATTACAACAAAGTCAGCAATTTCACCATGGGCTCTATAATCATGGGCTTCGTACCATGGGCCGACCTGAGTAGCGCTAGTCTTCGGTGCTAATGCGGTTGACATTAACAAGCCTTGAGCAGATAATCTTGCCTTGGCTCTACGCAGAAAGTTGTTATAATTCTCCCGAAGTTCAGGTGGGAGGAACTCCAAATCAAAGTGAACGTCTCCAAAGTTATAACGTCTTGCCTCGGCGATGATATTATCCAATAATCGATCTTGTAGCTCAACGTTAGTTAATATAATTCTGCCAAGCTCAGCACTAAACTGACCACCTTCTAGATTCGTCACAACTAGCATTAATGCTGCACGGTTTGCCTGCGCGATGGCAGGAAAATTGTTCATCGGTGGACCTTGCAATGTTCCGTCTCTTTGAATTTGGTAGCTAAATGGTGCAAGATAAGTTAACAAGGGTGCAGCGTTACGTGTAGCTTGCTCTAGAGCAGGAGTAACAGCTCCTCCCAATGGCTCTACATATGCGTTAATCTCTGCATTTGTTCTAGGTCTAGGAGGAATATAGATTCTTAAGCCAACAGGGAGCGGCTGCGTTGGAGATATTTGATTGATTCTAGCAAGCTCTAGATAATTCACACCAAATCTTCGTCCAATGGAGAATAGGCTGTCTCCTGGGCGCACCCAGTAAAAGCTTCCCACAATCGGAATGACTAAAGCCTGACCAACTACCAGAACATTTGGGTTGGGTATTTCATTTGCCGATGCTATTGCAGCCGCAGTCGTATTATAAGCCTGGGCAATTCCGAACAACGATTGTCCACGTTGGACAACATGAATTTGCATGTAGATCTCCTTCTTTTCATAGATATTTACCTATATCATTATATGAAGGAAAAAGAAAAGTGCTATTGTATTCCATTTAATAAAAAGTTAATGATTTTACAGGCTTGAATGGAAAGGAGTTTCATATATTTTTAACGAATACTATAAAATGGTAAATGCTAGAACTACATAAAGAAAACTTAGTTCAGCTGGAGTTTTTTACTCCACCTGAACTCTAGTTGCACTTATTTCGAAGTTTAGCAAAAATATAAAGTGAGTCCACGGATTCAATAGTTTAGAAAGGTGTAGAACAATGAAAAGGAATTTATTCACAAGAAAGATCCTATTTGTATTTTGTGTTACGTTGCTTACTGCGTTACTCGTAGCATGTGCAGCGAAAGAAGTGAACACAGTACCGGTAGAGGATAAAGAAAAGCGAGTAAAAGTTGAAAAACCAATGCTACTATCGATGGGGGAAACATTAGTTACCAAAGCAGATATCGTGCCCTCCCAAGAAGTTAGTGTAGTAGCGGAGGCAGAAGGTACAATGGTTGCCCGTAAGACGCAAATCGGCAAGTTAGTGAAAAAAGGAGATATCCTATTCACGATTGAAAACAGCTCCATTGATTTAGCCCTATCAAAGCTTCAATTAGAGAAAGAGATTGCTAGAAAGCGATTAGATAACGCGAAAATAGAATATGATAATTCGGTAACTCTCCGAAAAATGAGCCTTGAGAAACTAGAGCAGCAAAAGTTGATACTTGAGCGGGAAATGGAACGCTTTCAGCAGCTCTACGAAGCATCAGCAATTCCTAAGAAAGAACTAGAAGCAATAGAAGACCAAATCAAATTGCTTGCATTAGATATTAAGCAAGGGAAAGAAGGATATCGTCAGCTTTTACAAAACCAAGACCTAGCGTTAATGGAAGTTCAACTCAAGGAATTAGATATCGCATTGCAAGACATTTCACTTAAACAGGATAAGTTGCAGATTCGTGCGCCAATTACTGGAGTAATCACGGAATTGCAAGGGGCCGTAGGGATGAAGCTTCGTGGTGGAGAACCAGTAGCGAAAATAGAATCCCACCAGCCGTTATATGCTCGCGCAGAGATTGCTGAACACGAACTGATATATGTACAAAACCGAAAGTCATTTCCCTTACAGGTTACCGTGTTAAATGAAACGCTAGATTCGCAGCTATTATTTATATCGCCATCACCAAAATCGGGTAAGAACGGATATAAGATGGAGCTGCAAATTGCGAACAATCATAATCACAAATTGTTACCGGGAATGAGTGCGCAACTCGTGTTATCCGACGACCGATCCCAGGAAGTCATGACGGTGCCAAATAGTGCATTATTCCGTGATGCAGACGAGTACCATGTGTTTACGGTTAAAGAGGGGAAAGCAGTAAAGACACTCGTTGAAATCGGTAGAAGAAATAAGGAATATGTAGAAATTATTAGTGGGCTAACAAGCGAAGACGCAGTAGTAGTATTAGGTCAGAATCAATTAGAAGACGGTGACATAGTCGTCGTTTTACAATAGGAGGGATTTACATGTTATCCTTTCTATTTAAAAGGCCTTTAATTATTTTTCTCGTTTCATGCATGGTGATGATCGCAGGGACAATCGCGACGTTACTACTACCGATTCAAATTTTGCCAAAAGTCGATGAACCAACCCTTTCTGTTAGAATTGTGTTAGACAAAGAAACGGATTTAGATGAAGTAGAGCGAGAGGTTACTCTGCCACTAGAGAATGTGGTTTTATATTCTGATATTGTCAAACGGACGACAGCGACCACGACGACGAAGAACGTCAATATCCATTTAGTCATGAAAGATAGTGCTTCTGAAAGTCAAATTAATAAGCTGCAAGATACTATCAATCAACAAATCAACTCAGTATCTCTTAAGATTAGTTCCAGTGAAGTGAAACAATTCTCGACAGAAGATGATACGTTTATGAGTATTGCCGTGGTCCCTGAGGACATAGAGAACGAAACGATTCGCAATGAAATCCGGGACGTCCTGATTCCGAATCTGCGACAAATCCCGGAACTTCGGAAAATTGAGCATAACTTAGGCACTTATGACGAGTATTATGTTTTTGAGATGAAGCCAGGAAAAGTACAAAGCTTGCAAAAATCAGCGCAAGTCATTCAAGAGATTCAAGAGAATTTTACCGCGCCCTTGTTAGGAACCATCTCCTATAATCAAAGTCAATATCGGGTAAAAAGCGAATCGGTTGTAACGAGCCCAGAAGATATTATGAATTTCCGCTTGAGTACGGGGGAGTTATTGATAGATCTCGTTGATATGCGGATGGAGAAAAAAGCGACCAAGGTCATCACACGTTTAAACGGGAAAGATTATTACAGTGTTGATTTAAATATTTCGTCATCAGAAAGCGAAGTAAAAACAGCGAAAAAAGTCCGTGACATGCTAGATAAAATACATGGAAATAAGACAACAGACTGGCAATTTTATTATATTTGGGATGCCTCAAACTTTATCGGGCAGGCAATTACAGAGTTATTAATAAATATTGGTATCGGGACACTTGTGGCAATAGGCGTACTGTTTATAGTGTTTCGCAATGTTCGCACGATTCTTGTCATAGCAATCAGTATTCCTATTTGCATTATGACAACGCTGTTGGTTCTTAAGCTATTCAATTATAGCATTAACATTATGACACTCATGGCTATCGGAATTGGTACAGGGATGATAGTGGATGCCTGCATTGTAGTTTTAGAGAATATATTCCGCAAGATACAGATGGGAATAGAGAAGAAAGAAGCAGTCTTATCGGGGACACGGGA
The Desulfuribacillus stibiiarsenatis DNA segment above includes these coding regions:
- a CDS encoding DUF421 domain-containing protein, which translates into the protein MIESLKEILLVLGRIVTILPLLLLIAIYMGKRAIGQLPVFDFLIIVTLGSVVGADIADPNVHHLPTAVAIVAIGFLQRIVANWKISNRTIGRLLTFEPTIVIQHGKFLNKNLKKIRYSIDNILQMLREKDVFDIKEVETAIVEANGSISVLKIPQKNTVTLEDMKINRSTSSIAVPVIIEGTVYPDILEDFNLDQQWLLEHLAIQGVHNLKDVFFASINGNHELHISLINEESIKVPTINH
- a CDS encoding GyrI-like domain-containing protein, translating into MEYKVVEKSAFQVIGKERTITTVNGENLELITEFWADSAEDGTVEMLRGQAGSLGLLGICMNFDHAQSELTYMIAVEKPATEITGCFVEREISASTWVIFESVGAIPEAIQNLWEKIFAQWFPVEGYEPSSAPILEVYPIGNQKDAQYRCEAWVPVIQK
- a CDS encoding DUF1499 domain-containing protein, with product MIRMIGWGAALFVVLAIGVIAIIMYIGNSKVPDHLGVVDGRLAPLPDSPNAVSSQTDNPEKRVEPLPILGDKVNSMEKIKQAILAYGGSTIVNEREEYIHVVFSTPRMKYKDDVEFYIDEANQVIHIRSASRVGHSDLGLNRKRYEELKGLYMQ
- a CDS encoding nucleotide excision repair endonuclease, which codes for MISITIPVADVTITKKDNPEGSNIYGFTDFHLIPRDKGGIFMFYNHDGELLFVGKARKLRQRIKKHFEDTVSAIKMSRDEVVKIEVCIVEDPVHREIYETYIINELKSKHNVDKVFFK
- a CDS encoding glycoside hydrolase family 18 protein, with amino-acid sequence MQIHVVQRGQSLFGIAQAYNTTAAAIASANEIPNPNVLVVGQALVIPIVGSFYWVRPGDSLFSIGRRFGVNYLELARINQISPTQPLPVGLRIYIPPRPRTNAEINAYVEPLGGAVTPALEQATRNAAPLLTYLAPFSYQIQRDGTLQGPPMNNFPAIAQANRAALMLVVTNLEGGQFSAELGRIILTNVELQDRLLDNIIAEARRYNFGDVHFDLEFLPPELRENYNNFLRRAKARLSAQGLLMSTALAPKTSATQVGPWYEAHDYRAHGEIADFVVIMTYEWGYSGGPPMPVSPIGPVRQVLEYALTEMPASKIMMGQNLYGYDWTLPYVPGGPYARAVSPQRAIEIAAQNNVAIQYDFTAQAPHFDYRDAEGRLHKVWFEDARSIQAKFNLVKELGLRGVSYWKLGLSFPQNWLLIQENFNVVKR
- a CDS encoding efflux RND transporter periplasmic adaptor subunit, with translation MKRNLFTRKILFVFCVTLLTALLVACAAKEVNTVPVEDKEKRVKVEKPMLLSMGETLVTKADIVPSQEVSVVAEAEGTMVARKTQIGKLVKKGDILFTIENSSIDLALSKLQLEKEIARKRLDNAKIEYDNSVTLRKMSLEKLEQQKLILEREMERFQQLYEASAIPKKELEAIEDQIKLLALDIKQGKEGYRQLLQNQDLALMEVQLKELDIALQDISLKQDKLQIRAPITGVITELQGAVGMKLRGGEPVAKIESHQPLYARAEIAEHELIYVQNRKSFPLQVTVLNETLDSQLLFISPSPKSGKNGYKMELQIANNHNHKLLPGMSAQLVLSDDRSQEVMTVPNSALFRDADEYHVFTVKEGKAVKTLVEIGRRNKEYVEIISGLTSEDAVVVLGQNQLEDGDIVVVLQ